In a single window of the Lasioglossum baleicum chromosome 10, iyLasBale1, whole genome shotgun sequence genome:
- the LOC143213043 gene encoding PHD finger protein 14 isoform X2: MSQDDDVGFLYKTMIERDPKKRRVKPIGTAPLLEFDLGDSSDDSDFRIEDHCEESDDDSEDSNDIGKEDEDASEESDDSLEDPLLNRKENPNLTVGDVIEQARQQAMKGGPLEDKLNKMLICCGCLGDRSDDINEIVECDGCGVSVHEGCYGVSDVESFSSTDSLCQSAPWFCEACSAGIEDPSCELCPNKGGIFKETDVGKWVHLVCALYVPGVAFGEVDRLSSVTLFEMAYSKWGAKQCSLCEDARYARTGVCIECDAGMCHTYFHVTCAQREGLLSEAHSEEVDQADPFYAHCKLHSDKTLVRRRRRNWLALQLRAQYRHQLLKQPNHLDTEEQRRIQRKLAKHRHKYLAHKASRPPPWVPTQKMPRLLTTSASACRQLARKAELMGVDTAALEAQEAQLVALVDVRKKWHIPPAFSVEFIGYYLDRNLRVTSMKRRLQELLDVNSQLLNEQQRLDRKYDEVMKDNEEQIRVNLTLKEKIEMYHQVLQNSGYGKPLPQIADLSKPRIAPTLGTGLGVPTAAALKMGVGFPLPVGKGVEGIREGRVLSSQAQDQNHKGELTLRHQCGICRRSTNQHLLAKCDTCHLHYHLSCLSPPLSRMPKKTKLMGWQCSECDKESSGSEIERVDTSAPRKLRHCKDDSNLTSTPTPTPPQEMQAPATPTTPSTSKNSSGSLSSVTNVTAPDTPTTPKVTIKPVGPQPLSSTPVQSGEPVYNQQPINNVTIAAREGSPEYMVASADGTESVSQRSAKKRRREKHKRYTPDPITGVKQRKRKHKRKSLDVENPDGQGQPEVHRRITIKIKPIPRPEGEIASESSPQMFVATSTSTEITSPPPPPPKILPPPVVPPVVPTPAPVAATNATTNNTSSRTSTGNGKRGKDTDLLTHCNVCDMPGTSQNLVMCDECKKCYHFTCLDPPVKKSPKRRGYSWHCADCDPSASETET, translated from the exons ATGTCTCAGGACGATGATGtaggatttttatacaaaacaatGA TCGAGAGGGATCCAAAGAAGAGGAGAGTCAAGCCGATTGGAACAGCACCGTTGCTCGAATTTGATTTAGGAGATAGTTCCGATGACAGTGACTTCAGGATCGAGGATCACTGCGAGGAATCTGACGATGATTCCGAAGACTCTAATGACATTGGAAAAG AAGATGAAGACGCGTCCGAAGAATCCGACGATTCTTTGGAGGATCCGCTGCTCAATAGGAAagagaatccaaacttgacagTGGGGGATGTTATCGAACAAGCTCGCCAGCAAGCGATGAAGGGTGGACCTCTAGAagacaaattaaacaaaatgttaATTTGCTGTGGTTGCTTAGGAGATAGGAGTGAtgatattaatgaaattgttgAATGCGACGGATGCGGTGTCAGTGTGCATGAAG GATGTTATGGTGTGTCCGATGTAGAAAGTTTTTCAAGTACTGATTCTTTATGCCAATCGGCGCCATGGTTCTGCGAAGCTTGCAGCGCAGGCATCGAGGATCCTTCCTGCGAACTTTGTCCGAACAAAGGTGGCATTTTCAAAGAGACTGATGTAGGCAAATGGGTCCATTTAGTATGTGCACTTTATGTACCTGGTGTTGCTTTTGGAGAA GTCGATCGTTTATCAAGCGTAACGCTCTTCGAGATGGCTTATAGCAAATGGGGAGCGAAACAGTGTTCATTATGCGAGGATGCGCGTTATGCTCGTACTGGAGTATGCATAGAATGCGACGCAGGAATGTGTCATACGTATTTTCATGTTACATG TGCGCAAAGAGAAGGTCTGCTGTCGGAAGCTCATAGCGAAGAAGTTGACCAGGCTGATCCTTTCTACGCACATTGCAAACTTCATTCCGATAAAACTCTCGTTCGTAGACGTAGACGCAACTGGTTAGCGTTACAGTTACGAGCTCAGTACCGACACCAGCTGTTGAAACAACCTAATCACTTAGATACCGAAGAACAACGTAGAATTCAAAGGAAATTAGCGAAACACAGACATAAATATTTAGCTCACAAAGCGTCCCGGCCACCGCCATGGG TACCAACCCAGAAGATGCCTCGATTATTAACCACGTCAGCCTCTGCTTGTCGACAACTAGCACGAAAAGCAGAGCTCATGGGCGTTGACACGGCCGCGTTAGAAGCCCAGGAAGCACAACTCGTAGCGTTAGTCGATGTTAGAAAAAAGTGGCACATACCGCCCGCTTTCAGCGTGGAATTTATCGGTTACTATCTAGATCGCAATTTACGAGTAACGTCTATGAAACGAAGGTTGCAGGAGCTCCTGGACGTTAACTCGCAATTATTAAACGAACAACAGAGGCTAGACAGAAAGTACGACGAGGTGATGAAAGACAATGAGGAACAGATCCGTGTGAATTTAACGTTAAAAGAAAAGATCGAAATGTATCATCAGGTGCTCCAGAACAGCGGCTACGGGAAACCTTTGCCGCAGATAGCTGACTTGTCGAAGCCAAGAATAGCACCAACTTTAG GTACGGGATTAGGTGTGCCAACCGCGGCCGCGTTGAAAATGGGTGTAGGCTTTCCTCTGCCGGTTGGCAAAGGGGTGGAAGGTATACGCGAAGGTAGAGTGTTAAGTAGTCAGGCGCAAGATCAAAATCACAAAGGTGAACTGACGTTGAGGCATCAGTGTGGAATATGCAGAAGGTCCACCAACCAGCATCTTCTTGCGAAATGCGACACGTGCCATCTTCATTACCATTTATCTTGTCTTAGTCCGCCTCTATCGCGTATGCCGAAGAAAACAAAGCTTATGGGATG GCAATGTTCCGAATGCGACAAGGAATCTTCCGGATCAGAGATAGAACGCGTTGACACGTCGGCTCCACGGAAGTTGAGACACTGCAAGGACGATTCTAATTTAACATCAACGCCGACACCTACGCCGCCGCAGGAAATGCAAGCGCCTGCAACACCGACGACGccaagtacttcgaaaaactcTTCTGGTAGCCTTAGTAGTGTAACAAACGTGACTGCTCCTGACACGCCTACAACACCGAAA GTGACTATAAAGCCAGTAGGACCACAGCCTCTATCTTCGACTCCAGTTCAGTCAGGAGAACCAGTGTACAATCAACAACCTATTAACAATGTAACAATAGCGGCAAGAGAAGGATCTCCTGAATACATGGTAGCTTCAGCAGATGGTACGGAATCGGTATCACAAAGGAGCGCGAAGAAAAGGAGAAG GGAGAAGCACAAAAGGTATACTCCCGACCCGATTACGGGAGTGAAACAAAGGAAACGGAAACATAAAAGGAAAAGTCTCGACGTAGAGAATCCAGACGGACAGGGGCAACCGGAAGTCCATAGGAGAATAACGATAAAA ATCAAGCCGATTCCAAGACCCGAGGGTGAGATAGCCTCCGAGTCGAGTCCGCAAATGTTCGTTGCTACGTCGACCAGCACTGAAATCACATcaccaccaccgccgccgcctAAAATACTGCCACCACCTGTTGTTCCACCTGTAGTTCCGACTCCTGCACCGGTTGCAGCTACGAATGCAACTACTAATAACACGAGCAGCAGGACCTCCACGGGAAATGGAAAGAGAGGGAAAGATACAGACCTTTTAACCCATTGTAATGTCTGTGATATGCCTGGCACCAGTCAAAATCTCGTTAT GTGTGATGAATGTAAAAAGTGCTACCACTTCACCTGTCTCGATCCGCCAGTTAAAAAATCACCGAAACGAAGAGGCTATTCGTGGCATTGTGCAGACTGCGATCCTAGT gCCTCTGAAACTGAGACTTAA
- the LOC143213043 gene encoding PHD finger protein 14 isoform X4 — translation MTSFFERDPKKRRVKPIGTAPLLEFDLGDSSDDSDFRIEDHCEESDDDSEDSNDIGKEDEDASEESDDSLEDPLLNRKENPNLTVGDVIEQARQQAMKGGPLEDKLNKMLICCGCLGDRSDDINEIVECDGCGVSVHEGCYGVSDVESFSSTDSLCQSAPWFCEACSAGIEDPSCELCPNKGGIFKETDVGKWVHLVCALYVPGVAFGEVWKVDRLSSVTLFEMAYSKWGAKQCSLCEDARYARTGVCIECDAGMCHTYFHVTCAQREGLLSEAHSEEVDQADPFYAHCKLHSDKTLVRRRRRNWLALQLRAQYRHQLLKQPNHLDTEEQRRIQRKLAKHRHKYLAHKASRPPPWVPTQKMPRLLTTSASACRQLARKAELMGVDTAALEAQEAQLVALVDVRKKWHIPPAFSVEFIGYYLDRNLRVTSMKRRLQELLDVNSQLLNEQQRLDRKYDEVMKDNEEQIRVNLTLKEKIEMYHQVLQNSGYGKPLPQIADLSKPRIAPTLGTGLGVPTAAALKMGVGFPLPVGKGVEGIREGRVLSSQAQDQNHKGELTLRHQCGICRRSTNQHLLAKCDTCHLHYHLSCLSPPLSRMPKKTKLMGWQCSECDKESSGSEIERVDTSAPRKLRHCKDDSNLTSTPTPTPPQEMQAPATPTTPSTSKNSSGSLSSVTNVTAPDTPTTPKVTIKPVGPQPLSSTPVQSGEPVYNQQPINNVTIAAREGSPEYMVASADGTESVSQRSAKKRRREKHKRYTPDPITGVKQRKRKHKRKSLDVENPDGQGQPEVHRRITIKIKPIPRPEGEIASESSPQMFVATSTSTEITSPPPPPPKILPPPVVPPVVPTPAPVAATNATTNNTSSRTSTGNGKRGKDTDLLTHCNVCDMPGTSQNLVMCDECKKCYHFTCLDPPVKKSPKRRGYSWHCADCDPSASETET, via the exons ATGACAAGCTTCT TCGAGAGGGATCCAAAGAAGAGGAGAGTCAAGCCGATTGGAACAGCACCGTTGCTCGAATTTGATTTAGGAGATAGTTCCGATGACAGTGACTTCAGGATCGAGGATCACTGCGAGGAATCTGACGATGATTCCGAAGACTCTAATGACATTGGAAAAG AAGATGAAGACGCGTCCGAAGAATCCGACGATTCTTTGGAGGATCCGCTGCTCAATAGGAAagagaatccaaacttgacagTGGGGGATGTTATCGAACAAGCTCGCCAGCAAGCGATGAAGGGTGGACCTCTAGAagacaaattaaacaaaatgttaATTTGCTGTGGTTGCTTAGGAGATAGGAGTGAtgatattaatgaaattgttgAATGCGACGGATGCGGTGTCAGTGTGCATGAAG GATGTTATGGTGTGTCCGATGTAGAAAGTTTTTCAAGTACTGATTCTTTATGCCAATCGGCGCCATGGTTCTGCGAAGCTTGCAGCGCAGGCATCGAGGATCCTTCCTGCGAACTTTGTCCGAACAAAGGTGGCATTTTCAAAGAGACTGATGTAGGCAAATGGGTCCATTTAGTATGTGCACTTTATGTACCTGGTGTTGCTTTTGGAGAAGTATGGAAg GTCGATCGTTTATCAAGCGTAACGCTCTTCGAGATGGCTTATAGCAAATGGGGAGCGAAACAGTGTTCATTATGCGAGGATGCGCGTTATGCTCGTACTGGAGTATGCATAGAATGCGACGCAGGAATGTGTCATACGTATTTTCATGTTACATG TGCGCAAAGAGAAGGTCTGCTGTCGGAAGCTCATAGCGAAGAAGTTGACCAGGCTGATCCTTTCTACGCACATTGCAAACTTCATTCCGATAAAACTCTCGTTCGTAGACGTAGACGCAACTGGTTAGCGTTACAGTTACGAGCTCAGTACCGACACCAGCTGTTGAAACAACCTAATCACTTAGATACCGAAGAACAACGTAGAATTCAAAGGAAATTAGCGAAACACAGACATAAATATTTAGCTCACAAAGCGTCCCGGCCACCGCCATGGG TACCAACCCAGAAGATGCCTCGATTATTAACCACGTCAGCCTCTGCTTGTCGACAACTAGCACGAAAAGCAGAGCTCATGGGCGTTGACACGGCCGCGTTAGAAGCCCAGGAAGCACAACTCGTAGCGTTAGTCGATGTTAGAAAAAAGTGGCACATACCGCCCGCTTTCAGCGTGGAATTTATCGGTTACTATCTAGATCGCAATTTACGAGTAACGTCTATGAAACGAAGGTTGCAGGAGCTCCTGGACGTTAACTCGCAATTATTAAACGAACAACAGAGGCTAGACAGAAAGTACGACGAGGTGATGAAAGACAATGAGGAACAGATCCGTGTGAATTTAACGTTAAAAGAAAAGATCGAAATGTATCATCAGGTGCTCCAGAACAGCGGCTACGGGAAACCTTTGCCGCAGATAGCTGACTTGTCGAAGCCAAGAATAGCACCAACTTTAG GTACGGGATTAGGTGTGCCAACCGCGGCCGCGTTGAAAATGGGTGTAGGCTTTCCTCTGCCGGTTGGCAAAGGGGTGGAAGGTATACGCGAAGGTAGAGTGTTAAGTAGTCAGGCGCAAGATCAAAATCACAAAGGTGAACTGACGTTGAGGCATCAGTGTGGAATATGCAGAAGGTCCACCAACCAGCATCTTCTTGCGAAATGCGACACGTGCCATCTTCATTACCATTTATCTTGTCTTAGTCCGCCTCTATCGCGTATGCCGAAGAAAACAAAGCTTATGGGATG GCAATGTTCCGAATGCGACAAGGAATCTTCCGGATCAGAGATAGAACGCGTTGACACGTCGGCTCCACGGAAGTTGAGACACTGCAAGGACGATTCTAATTTAACATCAACGCCGACACCTACGCCGCCGCAGGAAATGCAAGCGCCTGCAACACCGACGACGccaagtacttcgaaaaactcTTCTGGTAGCCTTAGTAGTGTAACAAACGTGACTGCTCCTGACACGCCTACAACACCGAAA GTGACTATAAAGCCAGTAGGACCACAGCCTCTATCTTCGACTCCAGTTCAGTCAGGAGAACCAGTGTACAATCAACAACCTATTAACAATGTAACAATAGCGGCAAGAGAAGGATCTCCTGAATACATGGTAGCTTCAGCAGATGGTACGGAATCGGTATCACAAAGGAGCGCGAAGAAAAGGAGAAG GGAGAAGCACAAAAGGTATACTCCCGACCCGATTACGGGAGTGAAACAAAGGAAACGGAAACATAAAAGGAAAAGTCTCGACGTAGAGAATCCAGACGGACAGGGGCAACCGGAAGTCCATAGGAGAATAACGATAAAA ATCAAGCCGATTCCAAGACCCGAGGGTGAGATAGCCTCCGAGTCGAGTCCGCAAATGTTCGTTGCTACGTCGACCAGCACTGAAATCACATcaccaccaccgccgccgcctAAAATACTGCCACCACCTGTTGTTCCACCTGTAGTTCCGACTCCTGCACCGGTTGCAGCTACGAATGCAACTACTAATAACACGAGCAGCAGGACCTCCACGGGAAATGGAAAGAGAGGGAAAGATACAGACCTTTTAACCCATTGTAATGTCTGTGATATGCCTGGCACCAGTCAAAATCTCGTTAT GTGTGATGAATGTAAAAAGTGCTACCACTTCACCTGTCTCGATCCGCCAGTTAAAAAATCACCGAAACGAAGAGGCTATTCGTGGCATTGTGCAGACTGCGATCCTAGT gCCTCTGAAACTGAGACTTAA
- the LOC143213043 gene encoding PHD finger protein 14 isoform X1 has translation MSQDDDVGFLYKTMIERDPKKRRVKPIGTAPLLEFDLGDSSDDSDFRIEDHCEESDDDSEDSNDIGKEDEDASEESDDSLEDPLLNRKENPNLTVGDVIEQARQQAMKGGPLEDKLNKMLICCGCLGDRSDDINEIVECDGCGVSVHEGCYGVSDVESFSSTDSLCQSAPWFCEACSAGIEDPSCELCPNKGGIFKETDVGKWVHLVCALYVPGVAFGEVWKVDRLSSVTLFEMAYSKWGAKQCSLCEDARYARTGVCIECDAGMCHTYFHVTCAQREGLLSEAHSEEVDQADPFYAHCKLHSDKTLVRRRRRNWLALQLRAQYRHQLLKQPNHLDTEEQRRIQRKLAKHRHKYLAHKASRPPPWVPTQKMPRLLTTSASACRQLARKAELMGVDTAALEAQEAQLVALVDVRKKWHIPPAFSVEFIGYYLDRNLRVTSMKRRLQELLDVNSQLLNEQQRLDRKYDEVMKDNEEQIRVNLTLKEKIEMYHQVLQNSGYGKPLPQIADLSKPRIAPTLGTGLGVPTAAALKMGVGFPLPVGKGVEGIREGRVLSSQAQDQNHKGELTLRHQCGICRRSTNQHLLAKCDTCHLHYHLSCLSPPLSRMPKKTKLMGWQCSECDKESSGSEIERVDTSAPRKLRHCKDDSNLTSTPTPTPPQEMQAPATPTTPSTSKNSSGSLSSVTNVTAPDTPTTPKVTIKPVGPQPLSSTPVQSGEPVYNQQPINNVTIAAREGSPEYMVASADGTESVSQRSAKKRRREKHKRYTPDPITGVKQRKRKHKRKSLDVENPDGQGQPEVHRRITIKIKPIPRPEGEIASESSPQMFVATSTSTEITSPPPPPPKILPPPVVPPVVPTPAPVAATNATTNNTSSRTSTGNGKRGKDTDLLTHCNVCDMPGTSQNLVMCDECKKCYHFTCLDPPVKKSPKRRGYSWHCADCDPSASETET, from the exons ATGTCTCAGGACGATGATGtaggatttttatacaaaacaatGA TCGAGAGGGATCCAAAGAAGAGGAGAGTCAAGCCGATTGGAACAGCACCGTTGCTCGAATTTGATTTAGGAGATAGTTCCGATGACAGTGACTTCAGGATCGAGGATCACTGCGAGGAATCTGACGATGATTCCGAAGACTCTAATGACATTGGAAAAG AAGATGAAGACGCGTCCGAAGAATCCGACGATTCTTTGGAGGATCCGCTGCTCAATAGGAAagagaatccaaacttgacagTGGGGGATGTTATCGAACAAGCTCGCCAGCAAGCGATGAAGGGTGGACCTCTAGAagacaaattaaacaaaatgttaATTTGCTGTGGTTGCTTAGGAGATAGGAGTGAtgatattaatgaaattgttgAATGCGACGGATGCGGTGTCAGTGTGCATGAAG GATGTTATGGTGTGTCCGATGTAGAAAGTTTTTCAAGTACTGATTCTTTATGCCAATCGGCGCCATGGTTCTGCGAAGCTTGCAGCGCAGGCATCGAGGATCCTTCCTGCGAACTTTGTCCGAACAAAGGTGGCATTTTCAAAGAGACTGATGTAGGCAAATGGGTCCATTTAGTATGTGCACTTTATGTACCTGGTGTTGCTTTTGGAGAAGTATGGAAg GTCGATCGTTTATCAAGCGTAACGCTCTTCGAGATGGCTTATAGCAAATGGGGAGCGAAACAGTGTTCATTATGCGAGGATGCGCGTTATGCTCGTACTGGAGTATGCATAGAATGCGACGCAGGAATGTGTCATACGTATTTTCATGTTACATG TGCGCAAAGAGAAGGTCTGCTGTCGGAAGCTCATAGCGAAGAAGTTGACCAGGCTGATCCTTTCTACGCACATTGCAAACTTCATTCCGATAAAACTCTCGTTCGTAGACGTAGACGCAACTGGTTAGCGTTACAGTTACGAGCTCAGTACCGACACCAGCTGTTGAAACAACCTAATCACTTAGATACCGAAGAACAACGTAGAATTCAAAGGAAATTAGCGAAACACAGACATAAATATTTAGCTCACAAAGCGTCCCGGCCACCGCCATGGG TACCAACCCAGAAGATGCCTCGATTATTAACCACGTCAGCCTCTGCTTGTCGACAACTAGCACGAAAAGCAGAGCTCATGGGCGTTGACACGGCCGCGTTAGAAGCCCAGGAAGCACAACTCGTAGCGTTAGTCGATGTTAGAAAAAAGTGGCACATACCGCCCGCTTTCAGCGTGGAATTTATCGGTTACTATCTAGATCGCAATTTACGAGTAACGTCTATGAAACGAAGGTTGCAGGAGCTCCTGGACGTTAACTCGCAATTATTAAACGAACAACAGAGGCTAGACAGAAAGTACGACGAGGTGATGAAAGACAATGAGGAACAGATCCGTGTGAATTTAACGTTAAAAGAAAAGATCGAAATGTATCATCAGGTGCTCCAGAACAGCGGCTACGGGAAACCTTTGCCGCAGATAGCTGACTTGTCGAAGCCAAGAATAGCACCAACTTTAG GTACGGGATTAGGTGTGCCAACCGCGGCCGCGTTGAAAATGGGTGTAGGCTTTCCTCTGCCGGTTGGCAAAGGGGTGGAAGGTATACGCGAAGGTAGAGTGTTAAGTAGTCAGGCGCAAGATCAAAATCACAAAGGTGAACTGACGTTGAGGCATCAGTGTGGAATATGCAGAAGGTCCACCAACCAGCATCTTCTTGCGAAATGCGACACGTGCCATCTTCATTACCATTTATCTTGTCTTAGTCCGCCTCTATCGCGTATGCCGAAGAAAACAAAGCTTATGGGATG GCAATGTTCCGAATGCGACAAGGAATCTTCCGGATCAGAGATAGAACGCGTTGACACGTCGGCTCCACGGAAGTTGAGACACTGCAAGGACGATTCTAATTTAACATCAACGCCGACACCTACGCCGCCGCAGGAAATGCAAGCGCCTGCAACACCGACGACGccaagtacttcgaaaaactcTTCTGGTAGCCTTAGTAGTGTAACAAACGTGACTGCTCCTGACACGCCTACAACACCGAAA GTGACTATAAAGCCAGTAGGACCACAGCCTCTATCTTCGACTCCAGTTCAGTCAGGAGAACCAGTGTACAATCAACAACCTATTAACAATGTAACAATAGCGGCAAGAGAAGGATCTCCTGAATACATGGTAGCTTCAGCAGATGGTACGGAATCGGTATCACAAAGGAGCGCGAAGAAAAGGAGAAG GGAGAAGCACAAAAGGTATACTCCCGACCCGATTACGGGAGTGAAACAAAGGAAACGGAAACATAAAAGGAAAAGTCTCGACGTAGAGAATCCAGACGGACAGGGGCAACCGGAAGTCCATAGGAGAATAACGATAAAA ATCAAGCCGATTCCAAGACCCGAGGGTGAGATAGCCTCCGAGTCGAGTCCGCAAATGTTCGTTGCTACGTCGACCAGCACTGAAATCACATcaccaccaccgccgccgcctAAAATACTGCCACCACCTGTTGTTCCACCTGTAGTTCCGACTCCTGCACCGGTTGCAGCTACGAATGCAACTACTAATAACACGAGCAGCAGGACCTCCACGGGAAATGGAAAGAGAGGGAAAGATACAGACCTTTTAACCCATTGTAATGTCTGTGATATGCCTGGCACCAGTCAAAATCTCGTTAT GTGTGATGAATGTAAAAAGTGCTACCACTTCACCTGTCTCGATCCGCCAGTTAAAAAATCACCGAAACGAAGAGGCTATTCGTGGCATTGTGCAGACTGCGATCCTAGT gCCTCTGAAACTGAGACTTAA